From the genome of Flavobacterium ovatum, one region includes:
- a CDS encoding TIM barrel protein — translation MTPTNRREFIKKSAIGMTAIPFIDFPFPLFQAAETDMDSLSVNVFSKHLQFLNYYQAGEAAAEIGFAGLDLTVRPKGHVDPLSVQTDLPKAIRDIKKAGSNCSMITTAISSVNNPLDVAIIKAAAIENIGFYRTDWFKYTENISMQNDLLLYQKEIKKLSELNKQFDIVGCYQNHAGTTVGASFWEIEAVLKTANPNYFGTQYDIRHATAEGGYSWVNGLQLLHSQIKTIVLKDFKWMKINGKWEATDTPIGEGMVDFTSYFKLLKKYGLKPPVSLHLEYDLGGAEKGNKTITVDKKVVFGAMKKDLNTVQKLWKEA, via the coding sequence ATGACTCCAACGAATCGCAGAGAATTTATAAAAAAATCAGCAATAGGAATGACGGCAATTCCTTTTATTGATTTTCCGTTTCCTTTATTTCAAGCGGCAGAAACTGATATGGACAGCTTATCTGTAAATGTTTTTTCAAAACATTTACAATTTTTAAATTATTACCAGGCAGGGGAAGCAGCAGCTGAAATAGGATTTGCTGGTTTGGATTTAACCGTTCGCCCAAAAGGTCATGTGGATCCTTTATCGGTTCAAACTGATTTACCCAAAGCGATTCGTGATATTAAAAAAGCAGGTTCAAATTGTAGCATGATCACGACTGCAATTTCAAGTGTCAACAATCCTTTGGACGTTGCTATTATCAAGGCAGCAGCTATAGAAAACATTGGATTTTATAGAACGGATTGGTTCAAGTACACAGAAAACATTTCGATGCAAAATGATTTGCTTCTATACCAAAAAGAAATTAAAAAACTAAGCGAATTAAACAAGCAGTTTGATATTGTAGGCTGTTATCAAAATCATGCTGGAACAACTGTTGGCGCTTCTTTTTGGGAGATTGAAGCTGTTTTAAAAACGGCTAATCCAAACTATTTTGGCACGCAATACGATATACGGCATGCAACGGCTGAAGGAGGTTATTCATGGGTGAATGGACTGCAACTCTTACATTCGCAAATTAAAACTATTGTTTTAAAAGATTTCAAATGGATGAAAATAAACGGAAAATGGGAAGCGACCGATACTCCTATTGGAGAAGGAATGGTTGATTTTACCTCTTATTTTAAACTATTGAAGAAGTACGGTCTAAAACCACCTGTTTCTTTACACCTAGAATACGACTTAGGTGGTGCCGAAAAAGGCAATAAAACCATCACAGTAGATAAAAAAGTAGTTTTTGGCGCAATGAAAAAAGACCTAAATACCGTTCAAAAATTATGGAAAGAGGCGTAG